ctttggctccctcctgtctgctgggaggagctactggtgaataaagcatccgacccttccttgtacctatctaatgtatcagcctgtaccactgattcagggagacaattccacatcttcacagctctcactgtaacaaaccccttcccaatatttagctggaacctcttttcttctaatcggaatgggtgaccttgtgtcagctggaaagacctactggtaaataaatcattagagagattattatatgatccccttatatatttatacatagttatcatatctccccttaagcgcctcttctccagcgtgaacatccccaatttggccagtctttcctcatagctaagattttccctttaccagcttagttgcccttctctgtaccctctctaatacaataatgtcctgtttgagtgatggagaccaaaactgtacggcatattctagatggggccttaccagtgctctatacagtgggaccccctcctcccgtgactctctgccccatttaatacaagtcaagaccttatttgcccttgatgctgctgactggcattgcttgctacagacaagtttattatctacaaggactggagcccaaaacttgaataaaataaagttacacaTGACCATAACCTGTGTCATTTCTTTAGGTTCCTCTCAAGCCACTTCGACATGTCAGCTTCCAAGACGAGGATGAGATAGTCCGCATCAACCCCCGTGACATGATTATTCGTCGTTATGCAGATTACCGACACCCGGACATCTTTCGGAACGATGCAGATCGGGAGGAACCAGAAGATGTTACACTCTTTAGCAAGATGGACAGTAAAAAGCCCAGCTATCTCTACTCCCCAGCCAATGGCACAGACTCGTTTAAGGAGCACAAACCGGCTAAAGTTTGTAAGATTCAGCCAACATCCTCTCTAAAAAagtccaaaagaaaaaaagaggatgGAGAACGGTCAAGATGTGTATACTGCCAGGAACTATTTAACCACGAGGAGAATGGAAGGGGGAAGTGCCAGGATGCACCGGACCCCATGCAGAGGTGCATTTACCAGGTCAGCTGCATGTTGTGCGCCGAGAGCATGCTCTACCACTGCATGTCAGACTCGGAAGGAGATTATTCGGACCCGTGCTCTTGTGACGCCTCTGATGAAAACCTGTGTCTGCGCTGGCTAGCTCTAATCACGTTGTCCTTCATAGCCCCTTGTATGTGCTGCTACCTCCCACTACGCACCTGCCACCATTGCGGTGAGATGTGCGGCTGCTGTGGTGGGAAACATAAAGCAGCTGGATGACCCACGAACTCTTATCCTGTAATGCCAGGAGGAATTCCTACATTTCCCAGGTGGCTGCCGGTCCTGACGTCGGCAGTTTTAGGTGAAGCTGTAACCGGCTCGTGGGAGGAGGACTTGAGAAACGGTGCTGTCTGGGTTCAGATAGAAACAATAACAGTGCCAGTCGTtccatagatatataaatatatatatatattattttttctttttgtaattaatattattttattttttatttgccattCCTGTTCAAAAGCAGAGaattcgtttttgtttttttttagattgggcgCCTTGTAGCGGGATAATGAACCGTGAGGAATTCCCCAAGGCAGAATGATACAATGAATGGATCTCTGTCCATTATGCTGTAGTGTAATGAGAAAACTATaatagaacaatatatatatatatatttttttttccgtaTTACACCTCCTCTCCAGAAAGCAGTATAATATGAGAAACCTGTTGATTCTGGGGGTGACTAACGTTGTATACAAAAGAAACGTGGAGGAGACGGACAAGCAACAGACGCACAGTTACCTTAAATGAGTTTTTAGTGGAACTAAATCATTTCTAGTTTTATTccagtgattttatgtataaataacaaATGTCTATATTTAACTAAATATACGGTACGCCGAATTTTATGACTTCTGGGAAGGTGTTTCTTACGCTCCTTATTCAGCTTCCACCACTGTTTTCCTAATGAGAATTGGCACATTCCATGATAGGGCTGAGTCCTGCTGCTATAGAGGGGCAATCTTTCTGGCAGCAGAATggttaaaaattagggatgcaccgaatccactattttggattcggctgaagatttggccgaataccgaaccgaatccgaaccctaatttgcatatacaatccatttgcatatgcaaattaggggtaccaagggggaaacattttttacttccttgttttttgacaaaaagtcacacgattttcctccctgcccctaatttgcatatgcaaattaggatttaagttcggctgggcagaaagattcggccgaatccgaatcctgctgaaaaaggccgaatcctggattcggtgcatccctattaaaaatgcTCCAATATAACGaagtactgagagaaagcaatcagagcagagcttgctgctaaatat
This Xenopus laevis strain J_2021 chromosome 8S, Xenopus_laevis_v10.1, whole genome shotgun sequence DNA region includes the following protein-coding sequences:
- the spred1.S gene encoding sprouty-related, EVH1 domain-containing protein 1; translated protein: MSGELEPDDSYARVRAVVMTRDDSSGGWLQLGGGGLSSVTVAKTLQPGDGGGTEFLVHGERLRDKTVVLECVLRRDLVYNKVTPTFHHWRIGDKKFGLTFQSPADARAFDRGIRRAIEDLSQGLPTSCHGESDVSEDGPQVNKDDHYHITHYNHHLFRGDSIPTEELYRTSVIRPSPFENRNPRRAYIHNQVPLKPLRHVSFQDEDEIVRINPRDMIIRRYADYRHPDIFRNDADREEPEDVTLFSKMDSKKPSYLYSPANGTDSFKEHKPAKVCKIQPTSSLKKSKRKKEDGERSRCVYCQELFNHEENGRGKCQDAPDPMQRCIYQVSCMLCAESMLYHCMSDSEGDYSDPCSCDASDENLCLRWLALITLSFIAPCMCCYLPLRTCHHCGEMCGCCGGKHKAAG